A single Patagioenas fasciata isolate bPatFas1 chromosome 16, bPatFas1.hap1, whole genome shotgun sequence DNA region contains:
- the AHCY gene encoding adenosylhomocysteinase, producing the protein MSDRLPYKVADIRLADWGRKAIEIAENEMPGLMKMREMYSASKPLKGARIAGCLHMTVQTAVLIETLLALGAEVQWSSCNIFSTQDHAAAAIAKAGVPVFAWKGETDEEYLWCIEQTLYFKDGQPLNMILDDGGDLTNLVHTKYPELLKGIRGISEETTTGVHNLYKMKANGTLEVPAINVNDSVTKSKFDNLYGCRESLIDGIKRATDVMIAGKVAVVAGYGDVGKGCAQALRSFGARVIITEIDPINALQAAMEGYEVTTMEEACKEGNIFVTTTGCTDIIQGGHFEQMKDDAIVCNIGHFDVEVDAKWLNENAVEAVNVKPQVDRYKLRNGRHIILLAEGRLVNLGCAMGHPSFVMSNSFTNQVLAQIELWTNSDKYSVGVHFLPKKLDEAVAAAHLDKLCVKLTKLSDKQAKYLGLSRDGPFKPDHYRY; encoded by the exons ATGTCCGACCGGCTGCCGTACAAAGTGG CTGACATCCGCCTTGCAGACTGGGGTCGCAAGGCCATTGAGATTGCAGAGAATGAAATGCCGGGGCTGATGAAGATGCGAGAGATGTACTCTGCGTCCAAGCCACTGAAAGGCGCACGTATCGCCGGTTGCCTTCACATGACCGTGCAGACGGCAGTTCTCATAGAGACCCTTTTAGCGCTGGGAGCTGAG GTACAATGGTCAAGCTGCAACATTTTCTCCACTCAGGACCACGCTGCAGCTGCTATTGCAAAAGCTGGTGTCCCTG TGTTTGCCTGGAAAGGGGAGACTGACGAGGAATATTTGTGGTGCATTGAGCAGACCCTGTACTTCAAGGATGGGCAGCCCCTCAACATGATTTTGGATGATGGTGGAGATCTTACCAACCTAGTTCATACCAAATACCCAGAGCTCTTGAAAG GAATTAGAGGTATTTCAGAAGAGACAACCACCGGGGTTCACAACCTGTACAAGATGAAGGCCAATGGGACCCTGGAAGTGCCGGCCATCAATGTTAACGACTCTGTCACCAAG AGCAAGTTTGATAACCTCTATGGTTGCAGAGAGTCCCTCATCGATGGCATCAAGCGTGCCACAGATGTCATGATTGCTGGAAAAGTGGCCGTGGTGGCAGGTTACGGAGACGTGGGCAAGGGCTGCGCTCAGGCCCTGCGCAGCTTCGGAGCCAGAGTCATCATCACAGAGATCGACCCCATCAACGCACTGCAGGCAGCTATGGAAG gtTATGAAGTTACAACCATGGAGGAAGCCTGCAAAGAAGGCAATATCTTTGTTACTACCACCGGCTGCACTGACATTATTCAGGGCGG GCACTTTGAGCAGATGAAGGATGATGCCATAGTGTGCAATATTGGCCATTTTGATGTGGAAGTGGATGCAAAGTGGCTGAATGAAAATGCGGTAGAGGCGGTGAATGTTAAACCTCAG GTGGATCGCTATAAGCTGAGGAACGGCCGTCACAtcatcctgctcgctgagggccgCTTGGTCAACCTGGGCTGTGCCATGGGTCACCCCAGCTTCGTTATGAGCAACTCCTTCACCAACCAAGTGCTGGCACAGATCGAGCTGTGGACCAACAGTGACAAGTACTCTGTCGGAGTCCATTTCCTGCCAAAGAAG ctggatgaagctgtggctgctgctcatCTGGATAAACTGTGTGTGAAGCTGACGAAGCTGAGTGACAAGCAAGCCAAATACCTGGGCTTATCAAGAGATGGGCCATTCAAGCCAGACCACTACAGATACTGA